One part of the Falco peregrinus isolate bFalPer1 chromosome 14, bFalPer1.pri, whole genome shotgun sequence genome encodes these proteins:
- the CHST8 gene encoding carbohydrate sulfotransferase 8 has product MRLTCMFSFILLFGAAGLVVFIHLQDPEEIVHQQTPGIKYNMGFQQSKKDCVSSNNQDRRLRKNTADRVATVKQSDSLHLSESVPTKLQSTDKKQSSITFAMKDQQKGEEINSIGLHKRRRRFIIKKSPILISINSSILNLPTLKSEDRSNKWKSLYQIQRERKRIMRETCSKYKSNNRRIITPYHVSRIFVEDKYRVLYCEVPKAGCSNWKRVLMVLNGLASSTKDIQHNTVHYGNYLKRLDGFDHKGIYHRLNTYTKMLFIREPFEKLVSAFRDKFEHPNNYYHPVFGKAIISRYRVNATKEALRTGSGVKFKEFIQYLLDVHRPVGMDIHWDHVNRLCSPCLIDYDFVGKFESMEEDANFFLHLIGAPQNLTFPKFKDRHSNEERTTTKITQQYFAQLSPSQRQRSYDFYYMDYLMFNYSKPFEDLY; this is encoded by the exons GGATAAAATATAACATGGGATTCCAGCAATCAAAAAAA GACTGTGTTTCCAGCAATAACCAGGATagaagattaagaaaaaatactgcagacaGAGTAGCAACAGTAAAGCAGAGCGATTCATTACACCTATCTGAAAGTGTGCCCACTAAGCTTCAAAGCacagacaaaaagcaaagcagcataACATTTGCAATGAAAGATCAACAGAAAGgtgaagaaattaattctattGGGCTCCATAAACGGAGGAGGagatttataattaaaaagagCCCAATCCTGATCTCCATAAACAGCTCCATTCTCAACCTGCCCACGCTTAAATCTGAGGATAGAAGCAACAAGTGGAAGAGTCTCTATCAGatccaaagagaaagaaagaggattaTGAGGGAAACATGTTCTAAATACAAGAGTAATAATAGAAGAATAATCACTCCTTATCATGTTTCTAGAATATTTGTAGAAGACAAATACAGAGTTTTATACTGTGAAGTACCAAAAGCTGGCTGCTCTAACTGGAAACGGGTGCTTATGGTTCTTAACGGGCTGGCTTCTTCCACAAAAGATATACAGCACAATACAGTGCACTACGGAAACTATTTAAAAAGACTGGATGGGTTTGATCACAAAGGAATTTACCATAGGCTCAACACTTACACAAAGATGCTTTTTATTCGTGAACCCTTTGAAAAGCTGGTATCTGCATTTCGGGACAAGTTTGAACATCCAAATAACTACTACCACCCGGTTTTTGGAAAAGCCATCATTTCCAGATACCGTGTCAATGCCACCAAAGAAGCATTAAGGACAGGCTCTGGAGTCAAATTTAAAGAGTTCATTCAGTATCTCCTGGATGTACATAGGCCAGTGGGTATGGATATCCACTGGGATCATGTCAATAGGCTTTGCAGCCCATGTTTAATAGACTACGACTTTGTTGGGAAATTTGAAAGTATGGAAGAAGATGCAAACTTTTTCTTGCACTTAATTGGTGCACCACAAAATTTAACTTTCCCCAAGTTTAAAGATAGACACTCCAATGAAGAAAGAACTACCACTAAAATTACACAACAGTATTTTGCACAGCTTTCTCCTTCTCAACGGCAACGAAGCTATGACTTTTACTATATGGATTACTTGATGTTTAACTACTCAAAACCTTTTGAAGATTTATATTGA